From one Plectropomus leopardus isolate mb chromosome 8, YSFRI_Pleo_2.0, whole genome shotgun sequence genomic stretch:
- the fam131c gene encoding protein FAM131C produces the protein MGACLCKGHKEFHHPMTAQQDQIVEGQPSSAKDGHNPSNGSVADKTNGYDIGELATSSLMGLVATIKEHITQPTAMAQGRVAHLIEWKGWGGGSEARGGGGSWSGAWGKGGGGWGGMGAELQEDEQFYSQMTDEIKEARFAAGVAEQFALAEASMNVWSMNDSLEQPSTSLQAAQSHFLSQFLLDGGSVSVPQHLYSIHAQTYGDSRAANLAPPPMADSISSTSNTQQNRDRPQGDRSTTTAEAAVRHVDSSSLSEDDVFYN, from the exons ATGGGTGCCTGCCTCTGCAAAGGTCACAAAG AGTTCCATCATCCCATGACAGCACAGCAGGACCAGATTGTGGAGGGTCAGCCATCCTCTGCCAAG GATGGCCACAATCCTTCCAACGGCAGTGTGGCTGATAAAACCAATGGCTATGATATCGGCGAGCTGGCCACCTCCTCTTTAATGG GGCTGGTGGCCACGATAAAGGAGCATATCACTCAGCCGACGGCGATGGCCCAGGGGCGAGTTGCTCACCTGATTGAGTGGAAAGGTTGGGGCGGAGGCAGCGAGGCCAGGGGAGGCGGGGGCAGCTGGAGCGGGGCCTGGGGTAAAGGAGGCGGAGGCTGGGGGGGGATGggtgcagagctgcaggaggatgAACAATTCTACTCCCAAATGACAGACGAGATCAAGGAAGCTCGCTTCGCTGCAG GAGTAGCAGAGCAGTTTGCCCTAGCAGAGGCATCAATGAATGTGTGGTCGATGAACGACAGCTTGGAGCAGCCCTCCACCAGTTTACAAG CAGCACAAAGCCACTTCTTGTCCCAGTTCCTGCTGGATGGCGGAAGCGTCAGCGTTCCCCAACACCTGTACAGCATCCATGCCCAGACTTATGGCGACAGCAGGGCGGCCAATCTAGCCCCACCACCAATGGCAGATTCCATTTCTTCAACGTCCAACACCCAGCAGAACAGGGATCGTCCCCAAGGGGACAGAAGCACTACAACTGCAGAGGCTGCAGTCCGACACGTAGATAGCAGCTCGCTATCCGAAGATGACGTTTTTTATAACTAG